CGGAGGAAGCGACCGCAGGCTTAAAAGCGCTTGCAACTCTGCAAGCGAGCATGAAAGAACGCACGAGAAAAGTCCCTATGCTGAGACGAGCCTTAAATGCTGATATTTTCTAAGCGCAAGGTGTTCCTGAAGTTTTTTACATCGCCAGGAAGACACTCGGTGATGCAGCCCGATATCTCGGATCGCTGTCCCACTAGCAATAGGGTTGACGCACATGCACAACGCCAACAGGCATGCGCCACAGACGGCCAACGTCCGCGGCTGGAGATTTCGGCAAGGATAAAGGAAGAGAAGCGCTATGAGTCCGTAAAAATATAGGATGTCGCCATGGTAAAGAAAATAGCCGTGCATGACGCCGAACAGGACCAGCCACATGTTGCGTCGAAGATAAATATCGGCTGCCCTCCCTTGTCCTTGGCGTTGCTCTATGCGCCCGGTAAGCAGGATGACACCTGCGCCGAATAGCAAGGAGAACAGCGCGCGCATTTTGCCTTCCATGATCAGCCAGCGCGCGAACCACATAGCCGTGTTCGCGGCGGCGTGCGGACCAGTGAAGACAGGCTTGGACGCACTAAGCGGCACGAGATAGTCCCAGCCCGGCAGACCAAAGTCGGAGACATTGGCGATGAGGATGCCCAGCAGAGCGATGCCGCGCAGTACGTCCATACTTGCGAACCGCTGTTGACGTTAAGTGGGGGCAAGCGCCGGTCCGGTCGCCGGCGATTCTTCT
This genomic window from Granulicella sibirica contains:
- a CDS encoding DUF418 domain-containing protein, whose protein sequence is MDVLRGIALLGILIANVSDFGLPGWDYLVPLSASKPVFTGPHAAANTAMWFARWLIMEGKMRALFSLLFGAGVILLTGRIEQRQGQGRAADIYLRRNMWLVLFGVMHGYFLYHGDILYFYGLIALLFLYPCRNLQPRTLAVCGACLLALCMCVNPIASGTAIRDIGLHHRVSSWRCKKLQEHLALRKYQHLRLVSA